The genomic interval GCCTGCCCGGCTCCGACGATAACGACGCGGTTCATGAGGCTTTCCTGGCCAACCTACTGCAGGGCTGGCACGCGCACTGTCATGCCGTCCATCTCTGCCATGACGCGCACCTGGCAGCTCAAGCGACTGTCCGCTGTGCGCTCCGAAGCCGCGAAATCGAGCATCTCGCTCTCCTGCTCGCCGATCTCCCCGACGCAGGCGGCGTAGGCCGGATCGAAGTAGCAGTGACAGGTGGCACAGGCCGCTGCACCGTTGCACTCGGCGACGATGCCGGGCACGCCGGCGGCGAGCGCTGCTTGCATGATGGATTGGTCCGCACCGGCTGCGACTTCGCGCGTGACACCGTCGGCACTGACGAAGATGATCTTCGGCATCTCTTTTTCCTCAGGCGTCCCAGCGAACAGGCAACGACACCGGGCCGCGAAACACCCAGCCACGGATGAGCGGCGGCGCATCTTCGCGGAGACGAAGATTGCGAAGGCGCTCGAACAGCATCGGCACCACGATCTTGCCGACGGTCTGTCGGGACACCCAGGTTCCCGCACAGAAATGCGCGCCGGCCCCGAAGGCCAGATGCGATTGCCTGGGCCGGAAGATGTCGAACATATCCGGATTGCTAAACCGCCTGTCGTCCCGGTTCGCCGCGCCGACGCAAAGACCGATCTGAAGGCCTTCGGGCAACATGACGTCGGAGAGATCGGTTTCGCGGGTGACCCGACGCGGATACATGCCGATCGGAGAGATCCAGCGTACCGCCTCCTCAAACGCATTCGGCCACAGCTCCGGCTTGACGAGAACGCTCTCCTTTTGTGCTGGGTTTGCAAGGAGGCCCAGGGTCAGCGTCAGGATCGCGTCACGCGGCTCGTTCAGACCGCCGCCGATGATCACCTTGATGTTGGCGCGAATCTCCTCGATGGGCATCGGCGGATCCGCGTGCACCATCGAGGAAAGGATCGAAGGATTGGGGTGAGCGCGATGATGATCGAGCACTGCCTCGATCGCTGCATCGATGCCGGAGCCCGCCTCCATCGCCTTCCGCTCGATCTCGGCATCGCGTGCGTAGTTGCCTGCACCGTCAATAAGAAACTGCGACCACAGGGCGAGAGTCTCCCACGGCATCTCCTTGAAACCGATCATCTCCATCAGGCTGAGCGATGCCATGGGCGCGGCGAGCGCATGGAAGAGGTCCGCCTCGCCTGCGCCGCTGAGCGAGTTGATGAGCCGCTCGCTGATCTCGGCAAATCTCGGCGTCCAGTGCTCCTTAATCGTGCCGGAACGGAAGGAAGGCTCGATGGCCTTGCGCCCTGTGGCGTGCTCGGCGCCATCCTTGCGCATGAAGGTCGGTCCCATAACCTTGTTAACCAGGGACGTCGGGTTGTCGGATGAGTAGGTTACGGGGTCGCGCTCGATCTTCACGATGTCGTCGAAGCGTGTGACCAGCGTCAGGTTGGCGGCAGCCACGAAGACGGCCGAAGCCGTATCGCGAACGCGCTTGAAGATCGGATAGGGATCGTTGAGCAGATCCTGATAGGCGACATCCGAGATGACAGGTGCTGCGCTCGTCATCTTCTTCCTCCCTGGCCTTGTTTCCGAGAACGTTAAAGGCCCCGAACCGAACGCTCAATTCGATCGCCTCAATAGACCCCATCGAAATCTTGCATAACCCGTGTTACGTTGGCCCTGAGCCGCGATCTGGAGTTCACGCCCGTGACGATCAATTCCACCCTTGATCCGATTGATTTTGGAGCGCTGCGCACGCTTGTCCTGGTGTACGACCTACGATCGTTCTCGGCTGCGGCTGAACGGCTCGATGTCAATCAATCCACGATCAGCTACACGGTCGAGCGTCTGCGCAGCGCGTTTCGAGATTCGCTTTTCGTCCGCCAGGGCAACGGCGTTGCCGCAACCGAGCGATGCGCTGCGTTGGTGCAGTGGGCGCGGGAGACACTTGGCGAGATCGAGGGCCTCGCCTCGCCGACGGAATTCGATCCCGCCGAGGCGAAGGGCACGGTGACGATTTCCTGCAACCATCACGAGCGGCAGACGCTGTTTCCGCAGTTCAGCTTCCGCTTTCGTACCGCGGCGCCGCATGCAAAGCTCGTGCTGCTGGACGCGGCTGGACACGGCAACGTCCACCTCAAGCAAAACGAATGCGACATCGTCATTGGTCCAGTCGGAATCGTCGGTGAGAGTTTCTACCGGCGCCATATCCTCACCGACCACTATGTGTGCGTGATGGATCGGAGCCACCCTCTTGCACGCGGCCGGATCACGTTGTCAGCCTATTGCAAGGCCGAACACGTCTTCGTAACTCACAACGGTGAGTGGCAGCCGCTCTACATCAACGCTCTCAAGGCCAAGGGTATCGTGCTGGAGCCGGCGGTCACGCTGCCAAGCCATGACTGTCTCGAGCGCATCATTCCGGGCACGCGTCTCGTTGCAGCCATCCCACATCATTTGGCACGCGCCATGCAGGGCCGTCTGCACATCGCGCCCCTGCCCTTCCGCGTGCCGATCAGCATCGACATGTATTGGAGCGCAAGAACCGCCAAGTCTGGCCTCCACAAATGGGCGCGCGGTCTCCTCGCCGAGGTGGCCAAGGAGAGCACCGCCTGATCTAGAGCGCTATCCGCAAACGAAAGAGCGAAAAAGGTCACTCGATTTGAATGCCGGCTTTGGCGACGATTCGGCCCCAGTTGTCGGAGTCCTGCTTCAGGAACGCCGTAAACTCTTCTGACGTCCCGCCTCGCGGAATCTGCAGGAACTCCTTCACCTTCTTCCGGAAGTCATCTCCGGTCGTGATGGTCTGGAGCGCAGATGACAAGCGGCTGGTGATCTCTGGCGGCGTGCCGGCGCGCGCGAAGATGCCGTTCCACGAATAGAGCGGCACGCCCAATCGCGCTTCTTCGAATGTCGGCACATCGGGCAGCTCCTCGAGCCGTTGACGTGTCGACACGACAAGCGGTCGCAAGGCGCCGGACTGAATGTGAGGAATGGTCGTGGCCGTCACGTCGAGCGAGCAATCGAGACGCCCGCCCAACAGATCGTTCAAGCCACCATCCTTGTAAGGCACGTGGATCATCTTCGCGTCGGTGGCCTGCAGCATTTGCAGCATAGCTACGTGATTGGCGGAACCGAGGCCGTAGGACGGATAGGTGAGCTTGTCCGGATCCGCCTTCGCAGCCTGCAGCAGATCCTGCACTGTACGATAGGGCGAGTCTGCGCGCACGACCAACACGAAGGGCACGTCCAGCAAGTGGATGATCGGCGTGAAATCCGATGGCTTGTAGGGCACCGACTTGAAGAGATGCGGATTGAGGATCACCGACAGAAGACCGTAGAGCAGCGTATAGCCATCAGCCGGCGCGGTGGACGCCGCCTGATAACCGATATTCGAGCTGGCTCCAGGGCGATTGTCCACCCAGACCGGTTGCCCCAACTCGGCGTGCAGTTTCTCGGCGATGAAGCGCGCCATCGTATCAGCGGACGTGCCGGCCGGCAGCGTCATGACGAGACGGATCGGGCGGTCAGGCCAGCCACCCTTGGCGAAGGCTGAGGCGCCACTCAGCACCATGGGAGCCGCAAGAAGGGAGCGGAGAACGGCGCGACGCGAGTATTGGCGGTGTGTCGATTTCACGTGTGTTCCTCCTATGGGGCGGGGGCGGCATTGTTCTGCTCGTTGTTATGATCAAGGAAAGGATAGTCGGTGTAGCCGCGGTGATCGGGCGAATAGAGTTCGTCCTGGTTCAGCGGATTCATGCGCGCGCCGATCTCGAGCCTGCGCGGCAGATCAGGATTGGCAATGAAGAGCCTGCCGAAGGAGATCAGATCGGCATGGCCCGCGAGCGCGCGCTCGGCCTGCGCGCGGCTGGAGAAGCCGTTGTTGGCGATATAGATGCCATTGAAGCCGCGGCGCAGCGCCGAATAGTCGAGATCGTGGGTGGCCGGTTCTGTCGTGGTGGAGCCTTCCACCACATCCACATAGGCGATGCGCAATTCGCTCAGCATCACAAGCGCGGTGGCAAGCAATCGCGCCGGATCAGAGTCGCGCAAGTGATAGTTGGTCGGGTTGGCCGGAGAGAATCGCACACCAACGCGTTCCGGACTCCAGATCTCACTGATGGCCTCAACAACTTCAACCAGGAGCCGACAGCGGTTTTGCTCCGAGCCGCCATACGCGTCCGTGCGGTGATTGGCGGAATCGCGCAGGAATTGGTCGAGCAGGAAGCCGTTGCCCGCGTGGACCTGCACGCCATCGAAGCCGGCTGTGCGCGCGTTGCGCGCAGCCGCGCGGTATTCCTCAACAACACCTGTGATCTCGCCAGCCGTCAATTCATGCGGCACCAAAAGCGGCTTGCGGCCTTCGGCCGTGCGAATGGTGCCTGGCGGCAGAAGGGCCGAAGGCCCCAGCGGCAGCGCGCCGCCCGGCTGCGTCAACGGGTGGGAGTTGCGGCCGCAATGCCAGAGCTGGGAGAAGATTCGCCCGCCCGCGCGATGCACGGCATCGGTGACTTCCCGCCAGCCTGTGATCTGGGCCTCCGTGTAGATGCCGGGCGTGTTCGGCCATCCCACACCACGGGCGGAAATGGCGGTTGATTCGGTGACAACGAGTCCAGCCGTCGCGCGCTGCGCGTAGTAGCGGGCATTGAGTGCCGTCGGCACGCCGCCGGGCGATCGGTCGCGAGACATCGACGACATAACGATCCGGTTGGGAAGCCGCAAAGCACCCAAGGGCGCAGGATCGAACAGGCTTTTGGCCACGGTGTCTCGTTCCCTAGGCGATTACGCGCGGGTGAGGGAAGCAAGTCCGCTCCTTCGACCGCCGCTCCAGCCTACGACCGTCGTCAGACGATGACAAGTATTTTCGAAAAGCACATAGATTTACGTAATCAATGGTGAGCCAGGCAACCATCCAACGACAAACAGGCCCGACACGAGGCCTCGAAGTTATTGAGCTTCGGCATGATCAGGCGAGTCCAAACCAACAGGACGCGAGACTGGCCGAACGCGACTTGGCTGTCATAGATGCCGATCAAGCGCGCTCCCTGCGATAGCGGGGCGGCCAAACGCCCTGCTCGGGGAAAGGGCCTATCCAAACCAGGTCAAAGGAGTGTGGGGAAAGATGGTAGCGGGGGAGGGACTCGAACCCCCGACCCCAGGATTATGATTCCCGTGCTCTAACCAGCTGAGCTACCCCGCCACGAGGGGTTCGCGAGGCCGAACGGCTCATCTCGCGAACGCGCGGCATATAAGGAAGGGTATCGGGGGCTGTCAATCCGCCTTCGCTAAAGCTTGGCGCGACGAGAGCGGGAGTGGTGAAAAGCGGGTCGTTGTGGCTCCGGATTCGGCCGTTTTCAGCACCAGACTCGTGGAGAATCCTCCTCGCCCGGATCGCATCTGGCGATGCGCTCCCGCCTCTCCCCGCGCGAGGGAAGAGGCGAAGAAAGAGGGCCTATTTCGGCCGGACATTGGGGTCGCCGCCGGGGCTGCCGGGCGGCGGGA from Bradyrhizobium arachidis carries:
- a CDS encoding 2Fe-2S iron-sulfur cluster-binding protein, which encodes MPKIIFVSADGVTREVAAGADQSIMQAALAAGVPGIVAECNGAAACATCHCYFDPAYAACVGEIGEQESEMLDFAASERTADSRLSCQVRVMAEMDGMTVRVPALQ
- a CDS encoding cytochrome P450, which codes for MTSAAPVISDVAYQDLLNDPYPIFKRVRDTASAVFVAAANLTLVTRFDDIVKIERDPVTYSSDNPTSLVNKVMGPTFMRKDGAEHATGRKAIEPSFRSGTIKEHWTPRFAEISERLINSLSGAGEADLFHALAAPMASLSLMEMIGFKEMPWETLALWSQFLIDGAGNYARDAEIERKAMEAGSGIDAAIEAVLDHHRAHPNPSILSSMVHADPPMPIEEIRANIKVIIGGGLNEPRDAILTLTLGLLANPAQKESVLVKPELWPNAFEEAVRWISPIGMYPRRVTRETDLSDVMLPEGLQIGLCVGAANRDDRRFSNPDMFDIFRPRQSHLAFGAGAHFCAGTWVSRQTVGKIVVPMLFERLRNLRLREDAPPLIRGWVFRGPVSLPVRWDA
- a CDS encoding LysR family transcriptional regulator; amino-acid sequence: MTINSTLDPIDFGALRTLVLVYDLRSFSAAAERLDVNQSTISYTVERLRSAFRDSLFVRQGNGVAATERCAALVQWARETLGEIEGLASPTEFDPAEAKGTVTISCNHHERQTLFPQFSFRFRTAAPHAKLVLLDAAGHGNVHLKQNECDIVIGPVGIVGESFYRRHILTDHYVCVMDRSHPLARGRITLSAYCKAEHVFVTHNGEWQPLYINALKAKGIVLEPAVTLPSHDCLERIIPGTRLVAAIPHHLARAMQGRLHIAPLPFRVPISIDMYWSARTAKSGLHKWARGLLAEVAKESTA
- a CDS encoding tripartite tricarboxylate transporter substrate binding protein; this translates as MTLPAGTSADTMARFIAEKLHAELGQPVWVDNRPGASSNIGYQAASTAPADGYTLLYGLLSVILNPHLFKSVPYKPSDFTPIIHLLDVPFVLVVRADSPYRTVQDLLQAAKADPDKLTYPSYGLGSANHVAMLQMLQATDAKMIHVPYKDGGLNDLLGGRLDCSLDVTATTIPHIQSGALRPLVVSTRQRLEELPDVPTFEEARLGVPLYSWNGIFARAGTPPEITSRLSSALQTITTGDDFRKKVKEFLQIPRGGTSEEFTAFLKQDSDNWGRIVAKAGIQIE
- a CDS encoding alkene reductase; translation: MAKSLFDPAPLGALRLPNRIVMSSMSRDRSPGGVPTALNARYYAQRATAGLVVTESTAISARGVGWPNTPGIYTEAQITGWREVTDAVHRAGGRIFSQLWHCGRNSHPLTQPGGALPLGPSALLPPGTIRTAEGRKPLLVPHELTAGEITGVVEEYRAAARNARTAGFDGVQVHAGNGFLLDQFLRDSANHRTDAYGGSEQNRCRLLVEVVEAISEIWSPERVGVRFSPANPTNYHLRDSDPARLLATALVMLSELRIAYVDVVEGSTTTEPATHDLDYSALRRGFNGIYIANNGFSSRAQAERALAGHADLISFGRLFIANPDLPRRLEIGARMNPLNQDELYSPDHRGYTDYPFLDHNNEQNNAAPAP